From the Burkholderia mayonis genome, one window contains:
- the uvrB gene encoding excinuclease ABC subunit UvrB, whose amino-acid sequence MSEHHPDTRDDLDESKFVTFDGSPFQLYQPYPPAGDQPTAITTLVEGVEDGLSFQTLLGVTGSGKTFTMANTIAQLGRPAIVFAPNKTLAAQLYSEFREFFPRNAVEYFVSYYDYYQPEAYVPQRDLFIEKDSSINEHIEQMRLSATKSLMERRDVVIVATVSAIYGIGNPSEYHQMILTLRMGDKIGQREVIARLIAMQYTRNEQDFQRGAFRVRGDTIDIFPAEHAEMAVRVELFDDEVDSLQLFDPLTGRVRQKIPRFTVYPSSHYVTPRETVMRAVETIKEELRERLEFFHRDGKLVEAQRLEQRTRFDLEMLQELGFCKGIENYSRHFSGAAPGEPPPTLVDYLPSDALMLLDESHVLIGQLNGMYNGDRARKENLVDYGFRLPSALDNRPLKFPEFERKMRQVVFVSATPADYEQRVSGQTAEQVVRPTGLVDPAIEVRPASTQVDDVLSEITERVKACERVLITVLTKRMAEQLTEFLADHGVKVRYLHSDIDTVERVEIIRDLRLGTFDVLVGINLLREGLDIPEVSLVAILDADKEGFLRAERSLIQTIGRAARNVNGKAILYADRITDSMRRAIDETERRRAKQIAFNEQMGITPRGVVKRIKDIIDGVYNADEARAELKEAQQRAKFEDMSEKQIAKEIKRLEKQMADYAKNLEFEKAAQTRDQLALLRERVFGANVGDHVSGVQ is encoded by the coding sequence ATGTCCGAACATCACCCCGACACCCGCGACGATCTCGACGAATCGAAATTCGTGACGTTCGACGGATCGCCGTTCCAGCTGTATCAGCCGTATCCGCCTGCGGGCGACCAGCCGACCGCGATCACGACGCTGGTCGAAGGCGTCGAGGACGGACTTTCGTTCCAGACGCTGCTCGGCGTGACGGGCTCGGGCAAGACCTTCACGATGGCGAACACGATTGCGCAGCTTGGCCGCCCGGCGATCGTGTTCGCACCGAACAAGACGCTCGCCGCGCAGCTCTACTCGGAATTTCGCGAATTCTTCCCGCGCAACGCGGTCGAGTATTTCGTGTCGTACTACGACTACTACCAGCCGGAAGCGTACGTGCCGCAGCGCGATCTGTTCATCGAAAAGGACTCGTCGATCAACGAGCACATCGAGCAGATGCGGCTGTCGGCGACGAAGAGCCTGATGGAGCGTCGCGACGTCGTGATCGTCGCGACGGTGTCGGCGATCTACGGTATCGGCAATCCGTCCGAGTATCACCAGATGATCCTGACGCTGCGCATGGGCGACAAGATCGGCCAGCGCGAAGTGATCGCGCGGCTGATCGCGATGCAGTACACGCGCAATGAGCAGGACTTCCAGCGCGGCGCGTTCCGCGTGCGAGGCGACACGATCGATATCTTCCCGGCCGAACACGCGGAGATGGCGGTGCGCGTCGAGCTGTTCGACGACGAAGTCGATTCTCTGCAACTGTTCGATCCGCTGACGGGCCGCGTGCGGCAGAAGATCCCGCGTTTCACCGTCTATCCGTCGTCGCACTACGTGACGCCGCGCGAGACCGTGATGCGAGCCGTCGAGACGATCAAGGAGGAACTGCGCGAGCGTCTCGAGTTCTTTCATCGCGATGGCAAGCTCGTCGAGGCGCAGCGGCTCGAGCAGCGCACACGCTTCGACCTCGAGATGCTGCAGGAGCTCGGCTTCTGCAAGGGCATCGAGAACTACTCGCGGCACTTCTCCGGGGCGGCGCCGGGCGAACCGCCGCCGACGCTCGTCGACTACCTGCCGTCCGACGCGCTGATGCTGCTCGACGAATCGCACGTGCTGATCGGCCAGTTGAACGGGATGTACAACGGCGACCGCGCGCGCAAGGAGAATCTCGTCGATTACGGTTTCCGGCTGCCGTCGGCGCTCGACAACCGTCCGCTCAAGTTCCCCGAGTTCGAGCGCAAGATGCGCCAGGTGGTGTTCGTGTCGGCGACGCCCGCCGATTACGAGCAGCGCGTGTCCGGCCAGACCGCCGAGCAGGTCGTGCGGCCGACGGGGCTCGTCGATCCGGCGATCGAGGTGCGGCCGGCGAGCACGCAGGTCGACGACGTGCTGTCTGAGATCACCGAGCGCGTGAAGGCGTGCGAGCGCGTGCTGATCACCGTGCTGACGAAGCGGATGGCCGAGCAGTTGACCGAATTCCTCGCCGACCACGGGGTCAAGGTCCGCTATCTGCACAGCGACATCGACACGGTCGAGCGGGTCGAGATCATCCGCGACCTGCGGCTCGGCACGTTCGACGTGCTGGTCGGGATCAACCTGCTGCGCGAGGGCCTCGACATTCCGGAAGTGTCGCTCGTCGCGATCCTCGATGCGGACAAGGAAGGCTTCCTGCGCGCCGAGCGCTCGCTGATCCAGACGATCGGCCGCGCGGCGCGCAACGTGAACGGCAAGGCGATCCTGTACGCGGACCGGATCACCGATTCGATGCGCCGCGCGATCGACGAGACGGAGCGCCGCCGCGCGAAGCAGATCGCGTTCAACGAGCAGATGGGCATCACGCCGCGCGGCGTCGTGAAGCGGATCAAGGACATCATCGACGGCGTCTACAACGCCGACGAAGCGCGCGCCGAGCTGAAAGAGGCGCAGCAGCGCGCGAAGTTCGAGGACATGTCCGAGAAGCAGATTGCGAAGGAAATCAAGCGGCTCGAGAAGCAGATGGCCGATTACGCGAAGAATCTCGAGTTCGAAAAAGCCGCGCAGACACGCGACCAGCTCGCGCTGCTGCGCGAGCGGGTGTTCGGCGCGAATGTCGGCGATCACGTGAGCGGGGTCCAATGA
- a CDS encoding potassium channel beta subunit family protein encodes MNYRRLGRSGLQVSELSIGSWVTYGNQVDRRAARESLAAAHDAGVNFFDNAEVYAGGKSEEIMGHALKSLGWPRISYVVSTKFFWGLAEAPNQYHTLNRKYLLHAIDASLQRLQLDYVDLVFCHRPDPSTPIEETVWAMSDIIARGKALYWGTSEWSADEIRAAYEIAERHHLRKPTMEQPQYNLFHRKRVEQEYKRLYDDFGMGLTTWSPLASGLLTGKYRHGVPAGSRAEIHGYDWLREQLTDPAKNNIVDELGDIANELGCTVGQLALAWVLKNPRVSTVITGASRVEQIVENMRSLDVAAKLAPDVKQRIEQIVGDVYQ; translated from the coding sequence ATGAACTACCGGAGGCTAGGACGTTCTGGATTGCAGGTCAGCGAACTGTCGATCGGGTCGTGGGTCACCTACGGCAACCAGGTCGATCGCCGCGCCGCTCGCGAATCGCTGGCCGCAGCGCATGATGCCGGCGTCAATTTCTTCGACAACGCCGAAGTATATGCAGGCGGCAAATCCGAGGAAATTATGGGGCATGCGCTGAAATCGCTTGGCTGGCCGCGCATCAGCTATGTGGTTTCGACGAAGTTCTTCTGGGGGCTCGCGGAAGCGCCGAATCAATACCACACCCTCAACCGCAAATACCTGCTGCACGCGATCGACGCCTCGCTGCAGCGTCTGCAGCTCGACTACGTTGACCTCGTGTTCTGCCATCGTCCCGACCCGAGCACACCGATCGAGGAAACCGTATGGGCGATGAGCGACATCATCGCGCGCGGCAAGGCGCTCTACTGGGGCACGTCGGAATGGAGCGCCGACGAGATCCGCGCCGCATACGAAATCGCTGAACGGCATCATCTGCGCAAACCAACGATGGAACAGCCGCAATACAATCTATTTCATCGCAAGCGCGTCGAGCAGGAATACAAGCGCCTCTATGACGATTTCGGAATGGGACTCACGACCTGGAGTCCACTCGCATCGGGGCTGTTGACCGGGAAGTACCGGCACGGCGTTCCCGCTGGCAGCCGGGCGGAAATCCACGGCTATGACTGGCTACGCGAGCAATTGACGGACCCGGCTAAGAACAACATCGTCGATGAGCTCGGTGACATCGCGAACGAGCTCGGTTGCACCGTAGGCCAGCTCGCGCTCGCCTGGGTGCTGAAGAACCCGCGCGTCAGCACGGTAATCACGGGCGCGTCGCGCGTCGAGCAGATCGTCGAAAACATGCGCTCGCTCGACGTTGCGGCGAAGCTCGCACCGGACGTGAAGCAGCGGATCGAGCAGATCGTCGGCGATGTCTATCAGTAG
- a CDS encoding amino acid aminotransferase produces the protein MSLFSAVELAPRDPILGLNEAFNADARPTKVNLGVGVYTNEDGKIPLLRAVRDAEKARVEAGLPRGYLPIDGIAAYDAAVQKLLLGDDSPLIAAGRVVTAQALGGTGALKIGADFLRTLNPKAKVAISDPSWENHRALFETAGFEVVAYPYYDAKTNGVNFDGMLAALDSYEPGTIVVLHACCHNPTGVDLNEAQWAQVVEVVKARKLVPFLDIAYQGFGESIEADAAAVRLFAAADLNVFVSSSFSKSFSLYGERVGALSIITDSKDEAARVLSQLKRVIRTNYSNPPTHGGAIVAAVLASPELRASWVQELGEMRDRIRAMRNGLVERLTAAGIERDFSFINAQRGMFSYSGLTSAQVDRLREEFGIYAVSTGRICVAALNTRNIDVVANAIAVVLK, from the coding sequence ATGTCGCTCTTCTCCGCTGTCGAACTTGCCCCCCGCGACCCGATCCTGGGTCTGAACGAAGCCTTCAACGCCGATGCGCGCCCGACCAAGGTGAATCTCGGCGTCGGCGTCTACACCAACGAGGACGGCAAGATTCCGCTGCTGCGCGCGGTGCGCGACGCGGAAAAGGCGCGGGTCGAAGCCGGCCTGCCGCGCGGCTACCTGCCGATCGACGGCATCGCCGCCTATGACGCCGCCGTGCAGAAGCTGCTGCTCGGCGACGATTCGCCGCTGATCGCGGCCGGCCGCGTCGTGACGGCGCAAGCGCTCGGCGGCACGGGCGCGCTGAAGATCGGCGCGGACTTCCTGCGCACGCTGAACCCGAAGGCAAAGGTCGCAATCAGCGATCCGAGCTGGGAGAACCACCGCGCGCTGTTCGAAACGGCCGGCTTCGAGGTCGTCGCGTACCCGTACTACGACGCAAAGACGAACGGTGTCAACTTCGACGGCATGCTGGCCGCGCTCGACAGCTACGAGCCGGGCACGATCGTCGTGCTGCATGCGTGCTGCCACAACCCGACGGGCGTCGACCTGAACGAAGCGCAGTGGGCGCAGGTCGTCGAAGTCGTGAAGGCGCGCAAGCTCGTGCCGTTCCTCGACATCGCTTATCAAGGCTTCGGCGAGAGCATCGAGGCCGACGCGGCCGCGGTGCGCCTCTTCGCGGCGGCGGATCTGAACGTGTTCGTGTCGTCGTCGTTCTCGAAGTCGTTCTCGCTGTACGGCGAGCGAGTCGGCGCGCTGTCGATCATCACCGACAGCAAAGACGAAGCCGCACGCGTGCTGTCGCAATTGAAGCGCGTGATCCGCACGAACTACTCGAACCCGCCGACGCATGGCGGCGCGATCGTCGCGGCGGTGCTCGCCTCGCCCGAACTGCGCGCCTCGTGGGTGCAGGAGCTCGGCGAAATGCGCGATCGCATCCGCGCGATGCGCAATGGCCTCGTCGAGCGCCTGACGGCCGCCGGCATCGAGCGCGACTTCAGCTTCATCAACGCGCAACGCGGCATGTTCTCGTACTCGGGCCTGACGTCGGCGCAAGTCGACCGTCTACGTGAAGAGTTCGGCATTTATGCGGTGAGCACCGGCCGGATCTGCGTCGCGGCGCTCAACACGCGCAATATCGACGTCGTGGCAAACGCGATCGCGGTCGTGCTGAAGTAA
- the cueR gene encoding Cu(I)-responsive transcriptional regulator, giving the protein MNIGEVAKASGVSAKMIRYYESVGLLNPAERTDSGYRVYHDEEIHLLRFIRQARRLGFLVDDIRKLLALWQDRSRASAEVKAIALEHVAELDGRIAELTEMRNTLANLAAHCSGDDRPDCPILERLADPCCDPK; this is encoded by the coding sequence GTGAACATCGGTGAAGTTGCCAAGGCATCGGGCGTCAGCGCGAAGATGATCCGTTACTACGAAAGCGTGGGCCTTCTCAATCCGGCGGAACGGACCGATTCAGGATATCGCGTCTACCACGACGAAGAAATCCACTTGCTACGTTTCATCCGCCAAGCGCGACGACTCGGATTTCTCGTCGACGACATTAGAAAGCTGCTCGCGCTCTGGCAAGATCGCTCGAGAGCGAGCGCCGAGGTCAAAGCGATTGCACTCGAGCACGTGGCCGAGCTTGACGGCCGGATCGCCGAGCTTACCGAGATGCGGAACACGCTTGCGAACCTCGCCGCCCATTGCAGCGGAGACGATCGTCCGGACTGCCCCATTTTGGAGCGATTGGCTGATCCTTGCTGCGATCCAAAATAG
- a CDS encoding cupredoxin domain-containing protein, giving the protein MKFPRVFAFAAAIVVAGAAHAADLPTFKLEMADGKLNPARIEVPAGQRIKIQIRNTGKGAVEFESVQLRKEKVLAPGGESFVVIAPLSPGEYKFFDDFHQQAQGVIVAK; this is encoded by the coding sequence ATGAAATTCCCCAGAGTATTCGCATTCGCCGCCGCGATCGTCGTCGCGGGCGCCGCGCACGCGGCCGATCTGCCGACCTTCAAGCTCGAGATGGCGGACGGCAAGCTCAATCCGGCGCGCATCGAAGTGCCGGCCGGCCAGCGCATCAAGATCCAGATTCGCAATACGGGCAAGGGCGCCGTCGAGTTCGAGAGCGTGCAGCTTCGCAAGGAGAAGGTGCTCGCGCCGGGCGGCGAATCGTTCGTCGTGATCGCGCCGCTGTCGCCGGGCGAATACAAGTTTTTCGACGATTTTCACCAGCAGGCGCAGGGCGTCATCGTCGCGAAGTAA
- a CDS encoding iron transporter gives MSRSSFVSSGVALAAACAALSATAAEYPIGKHQIQGGMEIGAVYLQPITMDPEGMMRKASDSDVHLEADIHAVKNNPTGFAEGDWMPYLQVAYKLTKQGDAKWKAEGDLMGMVASDGPHYGDNVKLNGPGKYHLTLVVKPPMQTGHMAFGRHVDKETGVGQWFKPITLEYDFPFAGIGKKGGY, from the coding sequence ATGTCGCGTTCTTCCTTTGTTAGCAGCGGTGTCGCATTGGCGGCCGCGTGCGCTGCGCTGTCGGCGACGGCGGCTGAATACCCGATCGGCAAGCACCAGATTCAAGGCGGGATGGAAATCGGCGCGGTGTACTTGCAGCCGATCACGATGGATCCGGAAGGCATGATGCGCAAGGCGTCGGATTCGGACGTCCATCTCGAGGCTGACATCCATGCGGTCAAGAACAATCCGACCGGCTTCGCCGAAGGCGACTGGATGCCGTATCTGCAAGTCGCGTACAAGCTGACGAAGCAGGGCGACGCGAAGTGGAAGGCCGAAGGCGATCTGATGGGCATGGTCGCGAGCGACGGTCCGCACTACGGCGACAACGTGAAGCTGAACGGCCCAGGCAAGTATCACCTGACGCTCGTCGTGAAGCCGCCGATGCAGACGGGCCACATGGCGTTCGGCCGCCACGTCGACAAGGAAACCGGCGTCGGCCAGTGGTTCAAGCCGATCACGCTCGAATACGATTTCCCGTTCGCCGGCATCGGCAAGAAGGGCGGGTATTGA
- a CDS encoding ExeA family protein produces the protein MYRQHFGLRCAPLDKDSTDLGDDGTLARLAERFQWLLASLGVGLLTGEPGVCKTAALRHLTRGLNPHRYLTIYLAETEFGRIDLYRSLARALGLEPSYRRADLWRERKRRINELATGKQVLPLWIIDEAQNLPPEFFRDFPSFLNFAFDARDLITVWFVGHPVQASMLECTPYAALYSRIQTRVQLQPVVERERFAQLIAHALKAAGCTHTLLADSGLELLREASRGLPRQAGRI, from the coding sequence ATGTACCGTCAACACTTCGGCCTGCGCTGCGCGCCGCTCGACAAGGATTCGACCGACCTGGGGGACGATGGCACGCTCGCGCGCCTCGCCGAGCGCTTCCAGTGGCTGCTCGCCAGCCTCGGCGTGGGCCTCTTGACCGGCGAACCCGGCGTGTGCAAGACCGCCGCGCTACGCCATCTCACGCGAGGCCTGAATCCCCATCGCTACCTGACGATCTATCTGGCCGAGACCGAATTCGGTCGCATCGACCTGTACCGCTCGCTCGCGCGAGCGCTCGGGCTCGAGCCCAGCTACCGGCGCGCGGATCTGTGGCGCGAACGGAAGCGGCGCATCAACGAGCTCGCCACCGGCAAGCAGGTCCTGCCGCTGTGGATCATCGACGAGGCACAGAACCTGCCGCCCGAGTTCTTCCGCGACTTCCCCTCGTTCCTGAACTTCGCCTTCGACGCCCGCGATCTCATCACCGTGTGGTTCGTCGGTCATCCGGTGCAGGCCAGCATGCTCGAATGCACGCCCTATGCCGCGCTCTACAGCCGCATCCAGACGCGCGTGCAACTGCAGCCCGTCGTCGAGCGCGAGCGCTTCGCGCAACTCATCGCGCACGCACTGAAGGCTGCCGGCTGCACCCATACGCTGCTGGCCGACTCCGGGCTCGAGTTGCTGCGCGAAGCCTCGCGCGGGCTGCCCCGGCAAGCCGGGCGCATCTGA
- a CDS encoding DUF6431 domain-containing protein, whose translation MWGHGCYDRKADRSADGQLNPVSVPRFRCPSCRRTCSRLPLCICPRRWYGWALQQQVLAVADRRCVVAPRGGDLCARLSHRASLVAIAVSQPRDVCLPSTQPLCRARAPRRSH comes from the coding sequence CTGTGGGGACATGGCTGCTACGACCGCAAGGCCGACCGCAGTGCCGACGGCCAGCTCAATCCGGTTTCGGTGCCGCGCTTCCGTTGTCCTTCATGCCGGCGCACCTGTTCGCGCCTGCCGCTATGCATTTGCCCGCGCCGTTGGTACGGCTGGGCGCTGCAGCAGCAGGTGCTTGCAGTTGCTGATCGCCGGTGCGTCGTTGCGCCGCGCGGCGGCGATCTTTGCGCTCGGCTATCACATCGTGCGTCGCTGGTGGCGATCGCTGTCAGCCAGCCACGAGACGTTTGCCTTCCATCTACGCAGCCGCTTTGCCGAGCTCGGGCGCCACGCCGATCACACTGA
- a CDS encoding 4Fe-4S binding protein, with the protein MSAVVGRRRTNLVAEAGQWLQRHGALIRGIQWIVVLVYAFLILVPAFTPLPDDTAHLWSNLTLAAQFVFWGIWWPFVLLSMVMLGRVWCGVLCPEGALSEFASKFGRGRAIPRWMRWGGWPFVAFGLTTIYGQMVSVYQYPRAVLLVLGGSTLAAIVIGFLYGREKRVWCRYLCPVNGVFSLLARLAPLRYKVDEDAWRRSYKKGEGGHRVIPINCAPLVPLRNMKGAAACHMCGRCSGHRGAIELTMRSPSEEVVALGDRQASGWDTALILYGLLGIAIGAFHWTVSPWFVQIKQSLAGWLIDHDIMWPLDTNAPWFIFTHYPEHNDVFSWLDGSLVIAYIMGTGLVYGTALAVLLGGAVAMLGRFERVRLHHLAQALIPLAGAGVFLGLSATTLSLLRAEHVPLGWASDVRIAILAGSNLWSAWLAWQVTGRYAGWARRLFAMLWFGAALAVIDSAWWLMFWGF; encoded by the coding sequence ATGAGTGCCGTCGTCGGCCGCCGCCGCACGAACCTGGTCGCGGAAGCAGGGCAATGGTTGCAGCGCCACGGTGCGCTGATCCGCGGCATCCAGTGGATCGTCGTCCTCGTCTACGCGTTCCTGATCCTCGTGCCGGCGTTCACGCCGCTGCCCGACGATACCGCGCATCTGTGGAGCAACCTGACGCTTGCCGCGCAGTTCGTGTTCTGGGGCATCTGGTGGCCGTTCGTGCTGCTGTCGATGGTGATGCTCGGCCGAGTCTGGTGCGGCGTGCTGTGTCCCGAGGGCGCGTTAAGCGAGTTCGCGAGCAAGTTCGGCCGCGGCCGCGCGATTCCGCGCTGGATGCGCTGGGGCGGCTGGCCGTTCGTCGCGTTCGGTCTCACGACGATCTACGGCCAGATGGTCAGTGTCTATCAGTATCCGCGCGCTGTGCTGCTCGTGCTCGGCGGGTCGACGCTCGCCGCGATCGTGATCGGTTTCCTGTACGGGCGCGAGAAGCGCGTATGGTGCCGCTATCTGTGCCCCGTGAACGGTGTTTTCTCGCTGCTCGCGCGTCTCGCGCCGCTGCGCTACAAGGTCGACGAGGACGCGTGGCGCCGTTCGTACAAGAAAGGCGAAGGCGGCCATCGCGTGATTCCGATCAACTGCGCGCCGCTCGTGCCGCTTCGCAACATGAAGGGCGCGGCGGCGTGCCACATGTGCGGCCGCTGCAGCGGCCACCGCGGCGCGATCGAGCTGACGATGCGCTCGCCGTCCGAAGAGGTGGTCGCGCTCGGCGACAGGCAGGCGAGCGGCTGGGACACGGCGCTCATCCTCTACGGCCTGCTCGGCATCGCGATCGGCGCATTCCATTGGACGGTGAGTCCGTGGTTCGTGCAGATCAAGCAATCGCTTGCGGGCTGGCTGATCGATCACGACATCATGTGGCCGCTCGACACGAACGCGCCGTGGTTCATCTTCACGCACTATCCCGAGCACAACGACGTATTTTCGTGGCTCGACGGTTCGCTCGTCATCGCGTACATCATGGGCACAGGGCTCGTGTACGGCACGGCGCTTGCCGTGCTGCTCGGCGGCGCTGTCGCGATGCTCGGCCGCTTCGAGCGTGTACGGCTGCATCATCTCGCGCAGGCGCTGATCCCGCTCGCGGGCGCGGGCGTGTTTCTCGGCCTGTCGGCGACGACGCTGTCGCTGCTGCGCGCCGAGCACGTGCCGCTCGGCTGGGCGTCGGACGTGCGGATCGCGATTCTCGCCGGTTCGAATCTGTGGAGCGCATGGCTCGCGTGGCAAGTCACCGGCCGCTATGCGGGCTGGGCGCGCCGGCTGTTCGCGATGCTCTGGTTCGGCGCCGCGCTTGCGGTGATCGACAGTGCGTGGTGGCTGATGTTCTGGGGATTCTGA
- a CDS encoding GlcG/HbpS family heme-binding protein, producing the protein MKTKPVLTSEDVKRMAAAAESFAAASHWPVTVAIFDDGAHLLYLHRMDGAAPSTVEMAIGKGRTAALGRRESKVYEEMVLQGRVSFLSAPLVGLVEGGVPIMVEGETVGAIGVSGVKSEQDAAVARAGIAALTDAG; encoded by the coding sequence ATGAAAACCAAACCTGTTTTGACGAGCGAGGACGTGAAGAGGATGGCGGCCGCCGCCGAGTCGTTTGCGGCCGCCAGTCACTGGCCCGTGACGGTCGCGATCTTCGACGATGGCGCACACCTGCTGTATCTGCACCGGATGGACGGCGCCGCGCCGAGCACCGTCGAGATGGCGATCGGCAAGGGCCGCACGGCGGCGCTCGGTCGCCGCGAGAGCAAGGTCTATGAGGAAATGGTGCTGCAAGGGCGCGTGTCGTTCCTGAGCGCACCGCTCGTCGGCCTCGTCGAGGGCGGTGTGCCGATCATGGTCGAAGGCGAGACGGTTGGCGCGATCGGCGTGTCGGGCGTGAAGTCCGAGCAGGATGCTGCCGTCGCCCGCGCGGGCATCGCCGCATTGACGGACGCCGGCTGA
- a CDS encoding DUF3563 family protein, whose protein sequence is MFAYIIEKLSNWFEAAERNRREAYLASSSDIVQLEQRIRSLETNGYSL, encoded by the coding sequence ATGTTTGCCTACATCATCGAAAAGCTGAGCAACTGGTTTGAGGCTGCAGAACGCAACCGCCGTGAAGCCTATCTGGCTTCGTCGAGCGATATCGTCCAGCTCGAGCAGCGCATCCGCTCGCTGGAAACTAACGGCTACTCGCTGTAA
- a CDS encoding 23S rRNA (adenine(2030)-N(6))-methyltransferase RlmJ, with protein sequence MLSYRHGFHAGNHADVLKHAVVVQLLRHLNKKDKSYWYIDTHAGAGVYSLFDGYAAKTGEFGTGIEKIWDATDLPEALSDYVDEVRALNSDGELRYYPGSPYLAWRLMREQDRMRLFELHSTEIDVLRHNFRDAGRRVMIYTGDGFEGIKALLPPPPRRALVLIDPSYEDKRDYAKTLTCVEESLKRFATGCYAIWYPQVSRPESQKFPDHLKGLQPNNWLHLSLTVSRPPSDGYGLFGSGMFILNPPYTLIDAMKDTLPYLVETLGQDSGTKFAIEHRGS encoded by the coding sequence ATGCTCAGCTATCGTCACGGCTTTCACGCCGGCAATCATGCGGACGTCCTCAAGCACGCCGTCGTCGTGCAGTTGCTGCGTCATTTGAACAAGAAAGACAAGTCGTATTGGTACATCGATACGCACGCTGGTGCTGGCGTCTACTCGCTGTTCGACGGATATGCGGCAAAAACCGGCGAATTCGGCACGGGGATCGAGAAAATCTGGGACGCGACAGATCTACCCGAGGCGCTTTCCGACTATGTCGACGAAGTCAGGGCGCTGAACAGCGACGGCGAATTGCGCTACTACCCGGGCTCCCCTTATCTCGCATGGCGGCTGATGCGCGAGCAGGATCGGATGCGCCTGTTCGAGCTTCACAGCACTGAAATCGATGTGCTGCGCCATAATTTTCGCGATGCAGGACGGCGCGTGATGATCTATACGGGCGATGGATTCGAAGGCATCAAGGCGCTGCTGCCTCCGCCGCCGCGGCGTGCGCTCGTATTGATCGATCCGTCATACGAGGACAAGCGCGATTACGCCAAAACGCTCACCTGCGTCGAAGAAAGCCTGAAACGATTTGCAACGGGATGCTATGCAATTTGGTATCCGCAGGTGAGCCGCCCCGAGTCGCAGAAATTCCCGGATCATCTAAAAGGGCTGCAACCGAACAACTGGCTGCATCTGAGCTTGACCGTAAGCCGGCCTCCATCGGATGGTTATGGACTCTTCGGCAGCGGGATGTTCATCCTGAATCCGCCGTATACGCTGATCGACGCAATGAAAGATACGCTCCCGTACCTCGTCGAAACACTCGGCCAGGACAGCGGCACGAAGTTCGCGATCGAGCATCGCGGCAGCTGA
- a CDS encoding FTR1 family iron permease: protein MGQILFIVWRESVEALLVVGILYAWLKNGDDDARRGLPYLWAGVGAGLLMAVGLGAALVGFTEVLSGDAQDYFQTAMVLIACVLIVQMVLWMKQHGRTLKRDMERSLQKSTQDANWWGVAVLVALAIAREGSETVIFLYGLGFGQSGHVDGSQVLAVLIGLGLAFLTFYVLQLGGKYFSWRHFFRVTEIMLLFLGAGLFQAGIDKLIDKEILPLGIAQLWDTSAILDDSGTLGSLVATLTGYRAHPSLTNLVAYAVYWAVVYLLLKRAARHPAATLGRPA, encoded by the coding sequence ATGGGTCAGATCTTGTTCATCGTCTGGCGGGAGAGCGTCGAGGCGCTGCTCGTCGTCGGTATTCTCTATGCATGGCTGAAGAACGGCGACGACGATGCGCGCCGCGGCTTGCCGTACCTGTGGGCGGGCGTGGGCGCCGGCCTGCTGATGGCGGTCGGGCTCGGCGCCGCACTCGTCGGCTTCACCGAGGTGTTGTCGGGCGACGCGCAGGACTACTTTCAGACCGCAATGGTGCTGATCGCGTGCGTGCTGATCGTGCAGATGGTGCTATGGATGAAGCAGCACGGGCGCACGCTGAAGCGCGACATGGAGCGCTCGCTGCAGAAGAGCACGCAGGACGCGAACTGGTGGGGCGTCGCGGTGCTCGTCGCGCTCGCGATCGCGCGCGAAGGCAGCGAGACGGTGATCTTCCTGTACGGGCTCGGCTTCGGCCAGTCGGGGCACGTCGACGGCAGCCAGGTGCTCGCCGTGCTGATCGGCCTCGGTCTCGCGTTCCTGACGTTCTACGTGCTGCAACTGGGCGGCAAGTACTTCTCGTGGCGGCACTTCTTCCGCGTCACCGAGATCATGCTGCTGTTCCTCGGCGCGGGCCTGTTCCAGGCGGGCATCGACAAGCTGATCGACAAGGAAATCCTGCCGCTCGGCATCGCGCAACTGTGGGATACGTCGGCGATCCTCGACGATTCGGGCACGCTCGGCTCGCTCGTCGCGACGCTGACCGGCTACCGCGCGCATCCGTCGCTCACGAACCTCGTCGCGTACGCGGTCTACTGGGCGGTCGTCTATCTGCTGCTCAAGCGTGCCGCCAGACACCCGGCGGCGACTCTGGGGCGGCCGGCATGA